In one Brassica oleracea var. oleracea cultivar TO1000 chromosome C9, BOL, whole genome shotgun sequence genomic region, the following are encoded:
- the LOC106314119 gene encoding uncharacterized protein LOC106314119, with protein sequence MSSGSSSVAQPEKCNDINVAVEESREKATENNNSGLGSDPQEVMSERRSENPSRGYSAVPTENGIMQRYTSETNKIFTCRFCNKRFSASQSLGGHMNAHKRELQWERKRKEMEQMEQEFHFQWMLSQYSQGDLSNDNNLGITSEPFKRICTGLYPSFNSGLMDMNMTVVPRMAPTGFFSGNTFTNGFFSGGLEPMHSYNNYPPMLPRNVPPFPPHRTPNLPSYWYPQENVLNEEDVILKLGNDNIVEIDDDDAVDQPEEGTSKSWGADLSL encoded by the coding sequence ATGTCTTCTGGAAGCTCTTCCGTGGCCCAACCCGAAAAATGCAATGACATTAACGTGGCTGTGGAGGAGTCCAGGGAGAAGGCAACGGAGAACAACAATTCGGGACTAGGGTCTGATCCTCAGGAAGTTATGTCTGAAAGGAGGAGTGAGAACCCTAGTCGCGGATATAGTGCTGTCCCAACAGAAAACGGCATCATGCAGCGTTACACATCAGAAACTAATAAGATATTCACTTGTCGCTTTTGCAATAAACGGTTCTCAGCCTCTCAAAGCCTAGGTGGTCACATGAACGCGCACAAGAGGGAGCTACAATGGGAAAGGAAGCGGAAGGAGATGGAACAGATGGAACAAGAGTTCCATTTTCAGTGGATGTTAAGTCAATATTCACAAGGTGATTTATCAAATGATAATAATCTTGGGATCACTTCTGAACCTTTCAAACGCATATGTACCGGCCTTTACCCATCTTTCAATAGCGGACTCATGGACATGAATATGACCGTAGTTCCTCGCATGGCTCCTACTGGTTTCTTCTCAGGGAACACTTTCACTAACGGGTTCTTTTCAGGGGGACTTGAGCCAATGCACTCCTACAACAACTATCCCCCGATGCTCCCTAGAAACGTTCCTCCTTTTCCTCCACATAGGACTCCCAATCTTCCTAGCTATTGGTATCCGCAAGAGAATGTATTGAACGAGGAGGATGTCATCTTAAAGCTAGGAAATGACAATATTGTGGAGATTGATGATGACGATGCTGTTGATCAGCCAGAAGAAGGGACTTCTAAGAGCTGGGGCGCTGATCTATCCCTTTAA